A DNA window from Micrococcales bacterium contains the following coding sequences:
- the rlmB gene encoding 23S rRNA (guanosine(2251)-2'-O)-methyltransferase RlmB translates to MPGNSKRRGAVRKPGSKKGPATGSGGKSRRALEGKGPTPKAEARPYHPAAKRAAEAAGRQAQAKAKARRQTAPSGGDRPVGGAGDYVVGRNSVLEALRARVPALRLDLAIGLDPDDRVTEAIRLATDRGLPIEELPKPDLERQCRSSSHQGIALKAVPYQYAKAAELLDSASRRGQTPLIVVLDSVTDPHNLGAVLRAGAAFGAHGLVIRERRSAQMGPTAWKVSAGAAARIPVARATNLVRTLEFFKDEGLFVVGLDGRAKDNVAGLPVATSGLVLVVGSEGKGLARLTREACDLTAAIEIQAATESLNAAVAAGIALYEVAKARRQPSPAE, encoded by the coding sequence GTGCCAGGCAATTCCAAGCGGCGCGGAGCTGTGCGCAAACCAGGGTCAAAGAAGGGACCGGCCACCGGCAGCGGTGGCAAGTCTCGCCGTGCCCTCGAAGGCAAGGGCCCAACCCCCAAGGCGGAGGCCCGGCCCTACCATCCGGCAGCCAAACGAGCGGCCGAGGCGGCCGGGCGTCAGGCCCAAGCCAAGGCCAAAGCTCGGCGTCAAACGGCTCCGAGCGGCGGCGATAGGCCGGTCGGTGGAGCTGGCGACTATGTAGTCGGTCGCAATTCCGTGCTCGAGGCCTTGCGGGCCAGGGTACCGGCCCTGCGGCTGGACCTGGCCATCGGTCTAGACCCAGACGACCGAGTGACCGAAGCGATCAGGTTAGCCACCGACCGGGGCTTGCCGATCGAAGAATTGCCAAAGCCAGACCTAGAGCGACAATGCCGCAGTTCTTCTCACCAAGGTATTGCCCTCAAAGCCGTGCCCTACCAGTACGCCAAAGCGGCCGAACTGCTTGACAGCGCCAGCCGGCGCGGCCAAACCCCGTTGATCGTGGTGCTCGATTCGGTCACCGATCCGCATAACCTAGGTGCGGTCTTACGGGCCGGGGCGGCATTTGGCGCCCATGGTCTGGTCATCCGCGAGAGGCGCTCGGCCCAGATGGGTCCAACCGCCTGGAAAGTCTCGGCCGGCGCCGCCGCCCGGATCCCGGTGGCCCGGGCCACCAACCTGGTACGCACCTTGGAGTTCTTCAAGGATGAGGGTCTGTTTGTAGTTGGTTTGGACGGTCGAGCCAAGGACAATGTGGCCGGGCTTCCGGTGGCGACCTCCGGCCTGGTACTGGTGGTCGGGTCGGAAGGTAAAGGCCTGGCCCGCCTGACCCGCGAAGCCTGCGACCTGACCGCGGCCATCGAAATCCAGGCCGCCACTGAATCGCTCAACGCCGCCGTGGCCGCCGGCATTGCGCTGTACGAGGTAGCCAAAGCCCGCCGCCAGCCAAGCCCAGCAGAGTGA
- a CDS encoding DUF4032 domain-containing protein gives MPGPLTITAAEPNPALLSLPWDLPLEEWPDSVVVALPRGISRHVVRFVRLSDRVLAVKEITESVARREYQLLKDLKGLNEPSVEPVAVVAGRSSQDGEDLGAALVTQHLRFSLPYRALLAQRLRPETATRLLDALALLVVRLHLIGFYWGDVSLSNTLFRRDAHAFAAYLVDAETGDLHEQLTQGQRLYDLELAHVNVIGELMDLEAGQMLEGDIDPVAIGDFLVDRYHQLWTALTAEETVDQDAPWRLEERINRLNELGFDVAELSMVSNQSGSAVRIRPQVVDAGHHQRRLFRLTGLDVQENQARRLLNDLDTYRASSGQSDLDEDYVAHNWLTDVFEPTVRAVPPELRGKLELSQIYHEVLDHRWFMSQDQNRHVPMAEAVQNYIDSILRHRRDEESLILENTDELPLTDGSHPD, from the coding sequence GTGCCTGGACCTCTGACCATCACCGCGGCCGAGCCGAACCCGGCCCTGCTCTCCCTGCCCTGGGATCTGCCGCTGGAGGAGTGGCCAGATTCGGTGGTGGTGGCCTTGCCGCGAGGTATTTCGCGACATGTGGTGCGATTTGTGCGCCTATCTGACCGGGTTTTGGCTGTCAAAGAGATCACCGAGTCGGTGGCTCGGCGCGAATACCAGTTGCTCAAAGACCTCAAGGGACTAAACGAGCCTAGTGTCGAGCCAGTGGCGGTGGTGGCCGGTCGCAGCAGCCAGGACGGCGAGGACCTGGGCGCGGCCTTGGTCACCCAACACCTGAGATTCTCATTGCCGTACCGGGCCTTACTGGCCCAACGTCTCAGACCGGAGACTGCCACCCGGCTGCTTGACGCCCTGGCCCTGCTGGTGGTTCGCCTCCATTTGATTGGCTTTTACTGGGGTGACGTTTCACTGTCCAACACCTTGTTTAGACGTGACGCCCACGCCTTTGCGGCCTATTTGGTCGATGCTGAAACCGGCGATCTGCACGAGCAGCTGACCCAGGGTCAACGGCTCTACGACCTCGAATTGGCCCACGTCAACGTGATCGGTGAGCTGATGGACCTTGAGGCCGGCCAGATGCTGGAGGGCGACATTGACCCGGTGGCAATTGGTGACTTCTTGGTTGATCGCTACCACCAACTTTGGACCGCGCTGACCGCCGAGGAGACGGTTGATCAAGACGCCCCTTGGCGCCTCGAAGAGCGCATCAACCGATTGAATGAACTGGGCTTCGACGTGGCCGAGTTGTCCATGGTGTCCAACCAAAGCGGTTCGGCTGTGCGGATTAGACCCCAGGTGGTCGATGCCGGTCACCACCAGCGCCGCCTCTTCCGCTTGACCGGCCTGGATGTACAGGAAAACCAGGCCCGGCGGCTGCTCAACGATTTGGACACCTACCGCGCCTCTTCCGGTCAAAGCGACCTGGATGAGGACTATGTTGCCCACAACTGGCTAACTGACGTATTCGAGCCGACCGTCCGGGCGGTTCCGCCCGAGCTACGCGGCAAACTCGAACTTTCTCAGATCTACCACGAGGTTCTGGACCACCGCTGGTTCATGTCACAAGACCAAAACCGCCATGTGCCTATGGCTGAGGCTGTCCAGAACTACATCGACTCGATCTTGCGTCACCGCCGCGACGAGGAATCACTAATCCTGGAAAACACCGACGAGCTGCCCTTGACCGACGGCTCCCACCCTGACTAA
- the ugpC gene encoding sn-glycerol-3-phosphate ABC transporter ATP-binding protein UgpC yields the protein MATVTFDGATRIYPGSETPAVDHLDLHIEDGEFLVLVGPSGCGKSTSLRMLAGLEEVNDGRILIGERDVTDVQPKDRDIAMVFQNYALYPHMTVADNMGFALKIAGMPKAEIRQRVEEAAKILDLTEYLARKPKALSGGQRQRVAMGRAIVRQPRVFLMDEPLSNLDAKLRVSTRTQIASLQRRLGVTTVYVTHDQTEALTMGDRIAVLKDGLLQQVGTPLTLYDTPGNVFVASFIGSPAMNLGTFPVTGDSAQVGGAQLPLAPAVVAGLTPADVGKVTLGFRPENVTVSDKQAPGSIPVQIDIVEELGSDAYAYGSIIGDDPETTTLQGGELIARVDPRSVPKKGEAVYVAINPGAQHTFSSASGERLDG from the coding sequence ATGGCGACTGTAACTTTTGATGGAGCCACCCGGATTTATCCGGGCTCTGAGACTCCCGCCGTTGACCACCTCGACCTCCACATTGAAGACGGCGAATTCCTGGTTTTGGTTGGGCCTTCGGGCTGCGGCAAATCAACCTCGTTGCGTATGCTGGCTGGCCTGGAGGAAGTCAACGACGGCCGCATTCTGATTGGCGAACGCGATGTCACCGACGTCCAACCAAAGGACCGCGATATCGCCATGGTCTTCCAGAATTACGCCCTTTACCCGCATATGACAGTGGCCGACAATATGGGCTTTGCCCTCAAGATCGCTGGTATGCCCAAGGCGGAGATCCGCCAGCGGGTCGAAGAGGCCGCCAAGATTCTCGACCTGACCGAATATTTGGCCCGCAAGCCCAAAGCTCTATCCGGCGGCCAGCGCCAACGTGTGGCCATGGGCCGGGCAATTGTGCGCCAGCCGCGGGTCTTTTTGATGGATGAGCCGCTGTCGAACCTCGACGCCAAGCTACGTGTCTCGACCCGCACCCAGATTGCCTCATTGCAGCGGCGGCTAGGCGTCACCACGGTTTACGTCACCCATGACCAGACCGAGGCTCTAACCATGGGTGACCGCATCGCGGTGCTCAAAGATGGTTTGCTGCAACAGGTTGGCACGCCGCTGACCTTGTATGACACGCCAGGTAACGTTTTCGTGGCCAGTTTTATTGGCTCGCCGGCCATGAACCTTGGTACCTTCCCGGTGACTGGAGACTCAGCCCAGGTGGGCGGCGCCCAGTTGCCGCTGGCCCCGGCCGTTGTGGCGGGGTTAACCCCGGCCGATGTAGGCAAGGTCACTTTGGGCTTTAGGCCTGAGAACGTGACGGTGTCAGACAAGCAGGCCCCAGGGTCCATCCCGGTCCAAATCGACATTGTCGAAGAGCTGGGTTCGGATGCCTACGCCTACGGTTCGATTATTGGCGATGACCCGGAGACTACTACGTTGCAAGGTGGCGAGCTGATTGCCAGGGTGGACCCACGCTCAGTGCCCAAGAAGGGCGAAGCGGTCTACGTAGCGATCAACCCCGGCGCCCAACACACCTTCTCCTCCGCCAGCGGTGAACGGCTGGACGGCTAG
- a CDS encoding S8 family serine peptidase has product MVRFKTRFAHVAVIVALTVVVAPLALESDNLAYAAPSPAASADGPALDPDEANVDGERLVLIPADGVSQDQIEQKVAEVTNSPRLGEADLDGGGQRDVTMEITTSDVGTSQAVADELVNAGLVEAVDYGFTAEPMYAGNPNDPALANQYAYFTGAGGANFQGAWPALTVANQSSMAPIADIDTGFQMNHPDAQCGQIVAGYNYGDNNTNVNPTNMGSDGVTYHGTATAGLMGGCTNNGTLLASAGWDQKVIVYKVSSASTQLMTDTAIINSIYAAVDTGGARVINMSLGFTGTAMPSNFQAAVDYAISKNVVVVASAGNYGNTSINGVANPVVYPAAYAPVISVAATNSAGAVASFSTYNSAVDIAAPGVSVATFTQNSWAYQDGTSFSAPLVATAAAIVLRLSPSLTPAQVASVLTATAKGNGSHNNNTGYGILNVQAALAKLGDIPPTPPPPPIYIPSMSQIILSPDLTGDGRADVVAVRASDGGLLVFPGLGNGRLGSPLLVGTGFQGVTMYAPGDWNGDRRNDLLGMDAAGNMYLFAGRGNGYLTNPVQIGHGWSAYNVIPSGDLTSDGNPDLLAVNKSSGDLFLYAGNGKGGFKSPYPKVGYGWLGFQLVPGGDLTGDGKADILGIDPDGYLFLYAGNGKGGFSGKRQVGHGWNAYALIGGADLNGDRINDVLGRDNATGILYFYPGKKGGGFTGKIQVGAGW; this is encoded by the coding sequence ACGGCTCGTCCTGATCCCGGCCGATGGAGTCAGCCAGGACCAGATCGAGCAGAAGGTGGCGGAGGTCACTAATTCACCCAGACTGGGTGAAGCCGATCTAGACGGGGGCGGCCAGCGCGACGTCACCATGGAAATCACCACCAGTGACGTCGGCACTTCGCAAGCGGTCGCGGACGAACTGGTCAATGCCGGCCTAGTTGAGGCAGTTGACTATGGCTTCACGGCCGAGCCGATGTACGCCGGGAACCCAAATGACCCGGCCCTAGCCAACCAGTACGCCTACTTCACCGGCGCTGGCGGCGCCAACTTCCAAGGTGCCTGGCCGGCTCTGACGGTGGCCAACCAGTCGTCAATGGCGCCAATCGCAGATATTGACACTGGCTTCCAGATGAACCACCCCGATGCCCAATGCGGCCAGATCGTGGCCGGCTACAACTACGGCGACAACAACACCAACGTCAACCCAACCAACATGGGCAGCGACGGGGTCACCTATCACGGCACGGCCACTGCCGGCTTGATGGGCGGCTGCACTAATAACGGCACTTTGCTGGCCAGTGCCGGCTGGGATCAGAAGGTCATTGTCTACAAGGTTTCCAGTGCTTCGACCCAGCTGATGACAGACACGGCCATTATCAACTCGATTTACGCCGCGGTTGATACGGGCGGTGCTCGGGTGATCAACATGTCGTTGGGCTTCACCGGTACGGCCATGCCCTCCAACTTCCAGGCTGCCGTTGACTATGCCATTTCCAAGAACGTGGTGGTGGTGGCCAGCGCCGGCAACTACGGCAACACCTCGATCAACGGCGTGGCCAACCCTGTGGTTTACCCAGCGGCCTATGCCCCAGTCATTTCAGTGGCGGCAACCAATTCAGCTGGTGCCGTGGCTAGTTTCTCAACCTACAACTCGGCTGTCGACATTGCCGCCCCAGGTGTTTCGGTTGCCACCTTTACGCAAAACTCTTGGGCCTACCAGGACGGCACCTCGTTTAGCGCACCGTTAGTGGCGACTGCCGCCGCCATTGTGCTGCGTCTGAGCCCGAGCCTGACTCCGGCCCAAGTCGCCAGCGTCTTGACCGCTACGGCCAAGGGCAACGGCTCCCACAACAACAACACCGGCTATGGCATCTTGAATGTCCAGGCGGCCCTGGCGAAGCTGGGCGACATCCCTCCGACTCCGCCACCACCGCCCATCTACATCCCGTCTATGAGCCAGATCATCTTGAGCCCGGACCTGACCGGCGACGGCCGGGCTGACGTGGTGGCGGTCAGGGCCTCAGACGGCGGCCTATTGGTCTTCCCCGGCTTGGGCAACGGCCGGCTGGGCAGCCCGCTGCTAGTTGGCACTGGTTTTCAAGGCGTCACCATGTACGCCCCAGGCGATTGGAATGGCGACCGCCGCAACGACCTGCTCGGTATGGACGCGGCTGGCAATATGTATCTCTTTGCCGGCCGCGGCAACGGCTACCTAACCAACCCGGTCCAAATTGGCCATGGCTGGTCGGCTTACAACGTCATCCCCAGTGGTGACCTAACCTCCGATGGCAACCCCGACCTGCTGGCTGTCAATAAGTCCAGCGGCGATCTCTTCCTTTACGCCGGCAACGGCAAAGGCGGCTTCAAATCCCCCTATCCGAAAGTTGGTTACGGTTGGCTGGGCTTCCAATTGGTTCCCGGCGGCGACCTGACCGGTGACGGCAAAGCCGACATTCTCGGTATTGACCCGGATGGCTACCTTTTCCTCTACGCCGGCAACGGCAAAGGCGGATTCTCAGGCAAACGTCAAGTTGGCCACGGCTGGAATGCTTACGCCTTGATCGGTGGGGCGGACCTGAACGGCGACCGGATAAACGACGTTCTAGGCCGGGACAACGCCACCGGTATTCTCTACTTCTACCCAGGTAAAAAGGGCGGCGGCTTCACCGGCAAGATCCAGGTTGGTGCCGGCTGGTGA